Proteins encoded in a region of the Vicia villosa cultivar HV-30 ecotype Madison, WI linkage group LG5, Vvil1.0, whole genome shotgun sequence genome:
- the LOC131603056 gene encoding tobamovirus multiplication protein 1-like: MTGFGGGHCFPYPLSAVIPVLALVHVILAFIATLQLLRIHVRSSEHGWTRQKVFHLLIGSSNSGYFIYLALILLASCKGWTYWSQSFGFIFMALPKVLFFAAFLLLLSFWVDLCHQPNDDDDYEGSFSEEPPLLGKSPNEANLTNRNRHRKCFPIRFSRLGHRQKIVILVMLLILITIMAFAVIIWIGLGKNPIDSEVVARVYLDVSAIGMLLLGGALACYGIILCLKMRKVRAEKPSSEMGKVAGLTIVSVLCFTSSSCVELFTDIPMMFHWHQHLLDDVYSSLLLILYFFVGSSIPSAVVLWVMRELPPAEDTGSLEESSIIAFVANSSVDVHHPQHWTTVTSNQNQTSRASPI, translated from the exons ATGACGGGATTTGGTGGCGGCCATTGTTTCCCGTATCCTCTTTCCGCTGTCATTCCCGTTCTTGCGCTCGTTCACGTGATTCTTGCTTTCATTGCCACTCTTCAG TTGTTGAGGATTCATGTGAGAAGTTCTGAGCATGGTTGGACTCGGCAAAAA GTGTTTCATCTATTGATTGGCTCTTCTAACTCTG GTTACTTCATTTATTTGGCATTGAtacttcttgcttcttgcaagGGATGGACATATTGGTCACAGTCTTTTGGTTTCATTTTTATGG CACTCCCCAAAGTACTTTTTTTTGCagcatttcttcttcttttatccTTCTG GGTTGACCTATGCCATCAGCCAAACGATGATGATGACTATGAAGGAAGTTTTTCTGAGGAACCACCTTTGCTGGGAAAATCTCCAAATGAAGCAAATTTAACAAACAGGAATAGACATAGAAAGTGTTTTCCTATTCGTTTTTCTCGTCTGGGGCACCGTCAAAAGATTGTGATTTTG GTTATGTTACTAATTCTCATCACCATAATGGCATTTGCTGTAATAATCTGGATCGGGCTAGGAAAGAATCCCATTGACTCTGAAGTGGTGGCTCGG GTATACCTGGATGTGTCTGCTATTGGAATGCTTCTCTTAGGAGGAGCGCTGGCATGTTATG GAATTATATTATGCTTGAAGATGAGAAAAGTAAGAGCTGAGAAACCTTCATCTGAAATGGGGAAG GTTGCAGGTTTAACTATAGTCTCTGTACTGTGCTTCACATCAAGTTCTTGTGTAGAACTTTTTACGGATATTCCT ATGATGTTTCACTGGCATCAGCATCTCTTGGATGATGTTTATTCCTCTCTTCTGctgattttgtatttttttgtgg GTTCATCGATACCTTCAGCAGTGGTGCTATGGGTAATGAGAGAATTGCCACCTGCAGAAGATACTGGATCACTAGAAGAATCAAGTATAATAGCTTTTGTTGCTAATAGTTCAGTTGATGTTCATCATCCTCAGCACTGGACTACTGTAACAAGCAATCAGAATCAG ACATCAAGAGCTAGTCCTATATGA
- the LOC131603057 gene encoding transcription factor bHLH144 has product MQTHEYFHRGKVVLPMADEAIGTYMNAPHTSAFGAVLPPGARQITPFERFNLHPSEVCPENFIVFDQTDQQNRVLFNPATTYKFNSPGFNFNTHAYTQDFEKDKINQMERELSSSFEEDSKDIDALMSLDSDELEDYDEEEVSTARTHEKDESTTDTCSSYYTKSRKKRLLSSSVQNSSRTKGYCSSSEKKQHQEMKRMVKILKNIVPGGGNQMDTVTVLDEAVKYLKSLKVEVEQFGVGE; this is encoded by the coding sequence ATGCAGACTCACGAGTATTTTCATCGGGGAAAAGTGGTACTTCCTATGGCAGACGAAGCCATTGGTACTTATATGAATGCTCCACATACTTCTGCATTTGGTGCAGTTTTACCTCCAGGTGCAAGGCAGATAACACCTTTTGAAAGGTTTAACTTGCATCCCTCTGAGGTTTGCCCCGAGAATTTCATTGTCTTTGATCAAACAGATCAACAAAACAGGGTTTTGTTCAACCCTGCGACGACCTACAAGTTTAACAGTCCTGGCTTCAACTTCAACACTCATGCATATACTCAGGATTTTGAAAAAGACAAAATTAATCAAATGGAAAGGGAATTGTCATCTTCTTTTGAAGAGGATTCTAAGGACATTGATGCATTGATGAGCCTAGACTCGGATGAGCTAGAGGACTATGATGAAGAAGAAGTTAGCACAGCAAGAACTCACGAAAAGGATGAGAGTACAACTGATACTTGCTCTAGCTATTACACGAAATCAAGGAAGAAGAGGTTATTATCATCTTCTGTACAAAACTCTTCCCGTACCAAAGGTTACTGCAGCAGCAGTGAAAAGAAACAACACCAGGAGATGAAGAGGATGgtgaaaatattgaaaaatatcgTGCCTGGCGGAGGTAACCAAATGGATACCGTCACTGTTTTGGACGAAGCTGTAAAGTACCTCAAGTCTCTCAAGGTTGAAGTGGAGCAATTCGGAGTTGGAGAATGA